A stretch of the Ostrea edulis chromosome 9, xbOstEdul1.1, whole genome shotgun sequence genome encodes the following:
- the LOC125657509 gene encoding uncharacterized protein LOC125657509, with translation MEFLKVLVVLFVVFQGSLSRSISSEDELRVIVGNLEKLVARLRQYVADSNMPGYSMRENGPVSQYTPELPAHIQELPVHTPELPVHTPELPVHTPELPAHTPELPVHTPELPVHSPELPVHSPELPVHSPELPVHSPELPVHSPELPAHTPKLPAHTPELPIPSTRPPPHTRGFHDNKQDPSSPTHERLYQMFGKVLEPYFGSFPSGPYTSKMSLTPRDIVTKLNAWYNKDNKLMFEEQTFYSVGKQLLGAHLQCAKTKLNQIVFYVLKDQARAMAADDRNMNTRVRAILESWITDTATVDKVSQKIVLAAHRHTYGEIMEYIRYFQFKDIMEFLANMKMLLWRTEQNKWSPVMFDEKLNQLLTNNGFVFKCPSMNDLWRFHQEIVSRFQEKLFETPTLTETEAWMRKVLPTYMSTDATPAITAILQAYKDYVKSTMLHFKQVENHVTTRNPTDITNFMSKFLSPYQLQYLQSIFEFLNTGNTSEMRKRQLGNENVRSNGI, from the exons CTGACAGCAATATGCCCGGGTACTCGATGCGCGAGAACGGACCAGTGAGCCAGTATACACCAGAATTGCCTGCTCATATACAAGAATTGCCTGTCCACACACCAGAATTGCCTGTCCACACACCAGAATTGCCTGTCCACACACCAGAATTGCCCGCCCACACACCAGAATTGCCCGTCCACACACCAGAATTGCCTGTCCACTCACCAGAATTGCCTGTCCACTCACCAGAATTGCCTGTCCACTCACCAGAATTGCCTGTCCACTCACCAGAATTGCCTGTCCACTCACCAGAATTGCCTGCTCACACACCAAAATTGCCTGCTCACACACCAGAATTGCCTATCCCCAGTACTAGACCACCACCCCATACAAGGGGATTCCACGATAACAAACAGGACCCCTCCTCTCCAACACACGAACGGCTCTACCAAATGTTTGGAAAGGTTCTGGAACCATACTTCGGCAGTTTTCCAAGTggaccatatacat CAAAGATGTCCTTAACACCACGTGACATTGTGACAAAGCTGAATGCATGGTACAACAAAGACAACAAACTGATGTTCGAAGAACAGACCTTCTACAGTGTTGGCAAACAACTCTTGGGTGCTCATCTCCAGTGTGCAAAGACAAAATTGAACCAAATAGTTTTCT ACGTTTTGAAGGACCAAGCACGTGCAATGGCCGCGGATGACCGAAACATGAACACGCGTGTGAGGGCGATTCTAGAGAGCTGGATAACGGATACGGCCACTGTAGACAAAGTCAGCCAGAAAATTGTTTTGGCAGCGCACAGACACACCTACGGGGAGATCATGGAGTATATTAGATATTTCCAGTTTAAGG ATATCATGGAATTCCTTGCAAACATGAAAATGCTTCTATGGAGGACTGAGCAGAATAAATGGTCCCCAGTCATGTTCGATGAAAAACTCAATCAACTTTTGACAAACAATGGATTTGTCTTTAAATGTCCGAGCATGAACGATCTATGGCGATTTCACCAAGAAATTGTTAGCCGTTTTCAAGAAAA gttATTCGAAACCCCAACCTTGACTGAGACAGAAGCCTGGATGAGGAAAGTCCTACCTACCTACATGTCTACAGACGCCACCCCCGCCATTACTGCCATACTTCAAGCGTACAAGGACTACGTCAAGTCGACAATGTTGCACTTCAAGCAAGTAGAAAATCACGTGACAACCAGAAATCCGACAGACATCACAAACTTCATGTCTAAATTTCTCT CACCGTATCAACTCCAATATCTGCAATCTATCTTTGAATTCCTCAACACTGGGAACACTAGCGAAATGCGAAAACGACAATTGGGTAACGAAAATGTGCGTTCCAATGGTATTTAA